The Cryptomeria japonica chromosome 6, Sugi_1.0, whole genome shotgun sequence genomic interval AACTCAGCCTCCTATCGTAGCAAACCAACTATATCAATACATTTTTCTTAGAAAACTATGGTCCTCGGGTCCGAGAGTGCTCTCAAAACCTGTCCTAGCAACACCTGCTTCATACAGTAGTGGATGAACAATTCCCATCGTGGATTTTTACCAAAATATACATCCAACCTAATTGTAAGCCAAGCACCCCTTCCCGTCTATACTGTCAAGTCATTCTTTGGAAAGAACACAATCTAGATACACCCTCACATCTAGAAGACCTAGAAGGTTTCAACAATGAATCCATATCGGAATAAGTgtccaataaaaataataataaaacaagtgTCCAATACACAAAACAATCAAACAAGTGCTGAAATTTTGAGTTTAGTAAAAGGGAACCATAGTCCTACTGTTCAAGCCTCACTGACTTGTTGCACCTTGTTGTCATTCAATATGTAATTGCATATTCATTCCATATCAAGCATGACTATTGGCACTGATCAAAACACATCGATTTACAAAATGACATGGTTAGTTGGCTCGATCTTAGAGTATTCAGAATCAAAAGAGTATAGTTGATATTAATCTTCAGAAAATATTGAATGGCtaacataaaattattcatattagtCATTGTGGCCTATATTTATTAAACACTATTTCCATGGGTAACATTCATGTTCATGTTGTTATGTGCAGACAAGATGCCTTATCATGCTTCAAAGAGATCAGCATGCACAAGGGTGTGTTTAGAAAAAAGGGGTGTCACTTTCAATGTTCAAGCAGAAGCCCCACCTCTTGTTCAAACCCAGGCAGACCCTTTACCCCTAGCAGTAGACCATCCAAGTGAATGTCCTATCCCAGTCACGGTGGACCAACCTAGTTCACCTTCAACTACAAGAAAAGTAACAATGCAACAAAAGTTGTGGTCGACAACTGACATGGAAGGTGCACTCCAAGATGTTGAGGGCAATGACATGTCCATACGGGGTGCTTCAAGGAAGTGGGGCATCCCAACTGCAACACTGTCAAAATGGTTTGGTGGTCTAACCACCACGTCCAAGAAAGGTCCACCAACCATCCTCACATATCAAGAAGAAGAGGAGATTGTGTAGTGGTGACAAGAGATGGTTGGTTGTGGTCATGGCCTTGAAATCATAAACTTGAAGGAAATTGTCTCTCAAATTTGTGAGGGTAGACCAACCCCTTTCAAGGATGGCATGCCTGGAAACTCATGGTGGTTTGGATTCAAGGCCAAATATCATGAACTTAGCTTGCGGATGACCGAAGGCCTCGACAAAGACCAGGCACTGTGTCTTATACCAATAGTTGTTTATGCTTTTTACGAGACATTGTCAAAAGCACATGCTGCCAATCCATATGGTCCTGCTCGTATTTGGAACTATGATGAAACAAGAGTTATGACCAACAAAAATGGAGCAATGAGGGTGCTTGCGAAGAAAGGAAGCCGAAACATGTCTTATATACTTGTGAAGAGGCATGAGTTGATCACAGTTCTTTGCTCCATGAATGCTTCCAAACAAAGCATTCCAAGGTTCTACCTGTTCAATGGCAAGAGGCAGACACATAATTACATAGCTAAATGTGAACCTGGTGCTTGCATGGCAGCGCAAAAACATTCGTGGATGACCAAAAAACTATTCATGAGTTGGTTGAACCACTTCAAGCACTCCATCCCTAGGGGAGTATCACCAACGAACAGATGCTTGTTGATATTCGATGGCCATGACAGTCGTGTTGCATTTCCAACCATCCAAGAGGCAAGGATGTTGGGCATAGACTTGCTGACATTGCCAACTCACACATCTCACAAATTGCAGCCACTTGATGTGAGTGTATTCTCTCCATTCAAAACATACTTCAAATCGGAAAGAGCCGCATGGATAGAAAGGTTCCCCAATCTAGAAATTAGGAGGGGTGAATTGACTGTTTCAAATATTACTGCGAGATTCAAAAGGACGGGGATATGGCCTCTCAATCCTGATGCCCTCACCCAAGACATGCAGCCCAACACCACATTCCACATtaatgatgaggaagatgcatctGCAGTGCAAAACATGCTCAGCCTTTTGAGAGTCCATGTCTCCCCAGAAGTGGTTGCGAAAAACATTGCAACTAGCTATCAAATGGATTCAACTACACAAGTGGGCATGGAACAGACAACCACCAACATTGATGAAGCTGCAATTGACACTTTGGATGAGAGTCTTGGCCTTCCATCCGAGCGAATTGCACCACCCTGGGTGGTGGAGGGGGCGACAATTCTCAATGTTGAATTGGAAGGTGAAGACGAATGGGGGACATCTATCTTGCCTTCACCATCAAAATATGCCATTCCGGAAATGGTGCATTACTATGCAGATTGTGGTTACTCTGACAATGAAAATGATGCAGGTTTGACGCAAGAAGCAACACAAGATTGTAATGTGGAAGAGGAGAGCCTGATGTCACAAGTAAGTGAGACACCTCAATCACAACAACAAAATACACTTTTATGATTCTTAAAGTTGCTTTTTTACATTGTGAACCAAAGAAGTGGTAGGGGGGCTTCAACTAGCATCTATTTGGCGTAGGAAGGGCAGTTGATAACTTCTGATGTGTTTGTCGAGTTTGCAAAGACAAGGAGTAGAGAAATAGAGGAggggaaacaaagaaagagaaaggagataaaagaaaacaagacaacaagtttgttggccaaagaAACTAATGCATTGTTGAGAAAGGAGAAGGTGATCTTGCCGCAAGAAAAGGAAAGGCTGAAGGAATTAGAGAAGAAGGAAAAGGCTGAAAACTGTAGTGAGATAAAGCAAGGAAGGAACACGAGGCTGAGGTAAGGGCAATCTCAGAGTAGGTCCATGAGTTGGCAAGAAAGAAGTTGTTGAACAGTGAGTCCAATCCATCCATGCCTTTGCCCGACTGACACCCTATTATGCAGGATCTAATTAACACAATGTTGCCCAACTTTCCAATAGGCATGAATTATTCACCTACTTCCCCCTCACCTACTTTTCCTGGTACATCAAAATATATTGCAAGGGTGTCAGCCCCGGATATTGCAACCCAATGGCACTTGACACATATATTTGATCtagaattccgatggaggtttccgacagagaaggtatattgtgaccaaatttgattttttttttttaaatgtccgaattcgtcggaattccgccggtaatttcacatttggtttcaacaGAGAAGGCATTgacaatgaaatttgtttttttttttcaaaaaagtgcccatGTTCGTTGAAATTTCGATGACAACTGGCATTacttaaaaaacaaacaaaagagggcaagtcatttgtgcattcaatcccgCGCAGGCTTCCGCGTTGACCTCAACCCTTGGCAAGATCAAacgacacactcaccattcgaggtactttcacacactcaccattcaaggtagaatcttcaccttcattttggatttacataatatgaggaattgctaaatcttcaccttcattcattgaatcttcgaatttgcataatatttgcatgaagaatttcggatttgcataatatttgcataatatgaggaattgatTGGGTAGAATCTTCACAATTCAAGGtagttgaatcttcaccttcattcattgatttgcatatatgaggaattgcttgcATCACACCCATTTCTTGAGTTATCCACTCCATTTCATAAGTCCCGTGCTTTGCCATTCCTAGGTCAACATCATCGGAAGTCTTTTAATGTTTCCCCCATGCCTCAGTTGTTGGTGTTACGTTTTTCCCACATTACAAAAGAATAGGAGAAAGCTTGTTCACGTTGCAAGTTTTGTGAGGCTTCTTCCATAATAACAGGCTAGTCATAGATTTCATTGCTTAAAATTTAAAGCTTTCTCATCAAATGGGGAAGAGAAGGACATCGGTGAAGTAGATCTTAAACACTTGTTGGTACCTTATTATCttataggattgatagagaaaacTTAGAATTCTAATCGACTTTAGATTTCTTAATTGCATTTGAAGGAGTTTATTTCATTTTATGAGAAGCCACAATTTGCTCTCAAAGAAGAACATAGTCATACCATGTCATTGCCTACTGATATCTCTCATACCGAGGAATAATTTTTTTAGAAGGTTTTTGactattggtcaacatcatttgaTACTGTGATCTTGTTGATCTGAAGTATTATACCATTCTACAACAGTTTGAAGAGAATGCATACACTCTTGGGTTGATTTGTCATTGTTCATTGTGATTTGCAATCTTAGTCACCATTTGAGGCTCCAACATTTGTTTTTGAATTAAAAATTTCATCTATTTATAATTAAGGGTAGCTCCATTACAAGACCAAGTCCTTTAAATAATTAACCTAGTGACCAAAAGTGATAGTGATACAACAAGAAGAGATTGTTATAGGTCCGTGACAACATGCAAACATGACAATGCTATAATTATTTAGTAATGACTATGTAAATGGTTTGAAAAAATGAAAGGTTAAAGAGAAAAGTCACTAATAATAGTGACAAAGATGGTTGTGACACAAGGAATCAAACAATAGCCCTATACACAATGTGAAGTGTGATCTTGGCTTAGTCAAATAGACAAGAATGAGCATAAAATACATGATTGTTTAGGTTGAGAGGATGAATGGACAAAATATGATGAGGTTGTGGAATCATATGTGAAACTAGCAGTGAGTGCATAGGTTTTGTTTTAAAAAGAGTATATCAAAAGATTTTATTACTCGGTCTAAATACGCAAAGTAGAGCAGCAGTACAAAGAACATAAAGTTTTTAAGATAGTCAATTTTGGTAGAAAGTTTTGTTTACCAAGAGACAAATTGTCAGCAATAGACTTAAGGATCTCAATAAATGGGAAACAATGGTCATTTAGATCCTTTCAAAAAGCATGCTAGGATGTGATATTTGTGGTCTAAATGAATTAGACAAATAAGTATAATAGGGAGCACAAGTTAGTCCATGATGATATGGAGAAAAATGCAATGATTGACAATCCAATCAAATGGGAAGACATCACATTCCAAGTAGCAATAACAATCCCTAGCATGATATAGAGAATAAATCCTGAAAAAGGATGTTCAACTTGAGCATTGATACATTGATGAAGGCGATTCCCAAAACA includes:
- the LOC131072165 gene encoding uncharacterized protein LOC131072165, with protein sequence MVGCGHGLEIINLKEIVSQICEGRPTPFKDGMPGNSWWFGFKAKYHELSLRMTEGLDKDQALCLIPIVVYAFYETLSKAHAANPYGPARIWNYDETRVMTNKNGAMRVLAKKGSRNMSYILVKRHELITVLCSMNASKQSIPRFYLFNGKRQTHNYIAKCEPGACMAAQKHSWMTKKLFMSWLNHFKHSIPRGVSPTNRCLLIFDGHDSRVAFPTIQEARMLGIDLLTLPTHTSHKLQPLDVSVFSPFKTYFKSERAAWIERFPNLEIRRGELTVSNITARFKRTGIWPLNPDALTQDMQPNTTFHINDEEDASAVQNMLSLLRVHVSPEVVAKNIATSYQMDSTTQVGMEQTTTNIDEAAIDTLDESLGLPSERIAPPWVVEGATILNVELEGEDEWGTSILPSPSKYAIPEMVHYYADCGYSDNENDAGLTQEATQDCNVEEESLMSQVSETPQSQQQNTLL